The Oncorhynchus nerka isolate Pitt River unplaced genomic scaffold, Oner_Uvic_2.0 unplaced_scaffold_1590, whole genome shotgun sequence genome has a window encoding:
- the LOC135568447 gene encoding uncharacterized protein LOC135568447 — MTKGQDNGQHPKAPKSEPPQKTNIAVPLPVQGPCTTGASKYPPSPPPQPHLQPQPPPQPHLCLCRSRVPVQLASQNTHHHPHHSPICASAGPGSLYNWRLKIPTITPTTAPSVPLPVQGPCTTGASKYPPSPPPQPHLQPQPPPQPHLCLCRSRVPVQLASQNTHHHPHHSPICASAGPGSLYNWRLKIPTITPTTAPSVPLPSRVPVQLAPQNTHHHPHHSPICASAGPGSLYNWRLKIPTITPTTAPSVPLPVQGPCTTGASKYPPSPPPQPHLCLCRSRLPVQLAPQNTHQHPHHSPICASAGPGSLYNWRLKIPTITPTTAPSVPLPVQAPCTTGAKIPTITPTTAPSVPLPVQGPCTTGASKYPPSPPPQPHLCLCRSRVPVQLAPQNTHHHPHHSPICASAGPGSLYNWRLKIPTITPTTAPSVPLPVQGPCTTGAKIPPSHPPQPHLCLCRSRVPVQLAPQNTHHHPHHSPICASAGSRVPVQLAPKIPTITPTTAPSVPLPVQGPCTTGAQNTTIPPPQPHLCLCRSRVPVQLAPKIPTITPPQPHLQPQPHPKPTHPSQKPFYHKARPNYKVADWNIEGHTPTLIIGDSNLNRVPPFNNPNIQVDSYPGATFYHFIKVLEKTPIHTDTATVVISVGLNNKDHDPFQTSLKQLA, encoded by the coding sequence ATGACTAAAGGGCAAGACAATGGGCAACACCCCAAAGCTCCCAAATCCGAACCCCCACAAAAAACGAATATAGCTGTGCCTCTGCCGGTCCAGGGTCCCTGTACAACTGGCGCCTCAAAATACccaccatcacccccaccacagccccatcttcaaccccaacccccaccacagccccatctGTGCCTCTGCCGGTCCAGGGTCCCTGTACAACTGGCGTCTCAAAATACccaccatcacccccaccacagccccatctGTGCCTCTGCCGGTCCAGGCTCCCTGTACAACTGGCGCCTCAAAATACccaccatcacccccaccacagccccatctGTGCCTCTGCCGGTCCAGGGTCCCTGTACAACTGGCGCCTCAAAATACccaccatcacccccaccacagccccatcttcaaccccaacccccaccacagccccatctGTGCCTCTGCCGGTCCAGGGTCCCTGTACAACTGGCGTCTCAAAATACccaccatcacccccaccacagccccatctGTGCCTCTGCCGGTCCAGGCTCCCTGTACAACTGGCGCCTCAAAATACccaccatcacccccaccacagccccatctGTGCCTCTGCCGTCCAGGGTCCCTGTACAACTGGCGCCTCAAAATACccaccatcacccccaccacagccccatctGTGCCTCTGCCGGTCCAGGCTCCCTGTACAACTGGCGCCTCAAAATACccaccatcacccccaccacagccccatctGTGCCTCTGCCGGTCCAGGGTCCCTGTACAACTGGCGCCTCAAAATACccaccatcacccccaccacagccccatctGTGCCTCTGCCGGTCCAGGCTCCCTGTACAACTGGCGCCTCAAAATACCCACCAACACccccaccacagccccatctGTGCCTCTGCCGGTCCAGGGTCCCTGTACAACTGGCGCCTCAAAATACccaccatcacccccaccacagccccatctGTGCCTCTGCCGGTCCAGGCTCCCTGTACAACTGGCGCCAAAATACccaccatcacccccaccacagccccatctGTGCCTCTGCCGGTCCAGGGTCCCTGTACAACTGGCGCCTCAAAATACccaccatcacccccaccacagccccatctGTGCCTCTGCCGGTCCAGGGTCCCTGTACAACTGGCGCCTCAAAATACccaccatcacccccaccacagccccatctGTGCCTCTGCCGGTCCAGGGTCCCTGTACAACTGGCGCCTCAAAATACccaccatcacccccaccacagccccatctGTGCCTCTGCCGGTCCAGGGTCCCTGTACAACTGGCGCCAAAATACCACCATCACACCCACCACAGCCCCATCTGTGCCTCTGCCGGTCCAGGGTCCCTGTACAACTGGCGCCTCAAAATACCCACCATCACCCGCACCACAGCCCCATCTGTGCCTCTGCCGGGTCCAGGGTCCCTGTACAACTGGCGCCCAAAATACccaccatcacccccaccacagccccatctGTGCCTCTGCCGGTCCAGGGTCCCTGTACAACTGGCGCCCAAAATACCACCATCCccccaccacagccccatctGTGCCTCTGCCGGTCCAGGGTCCCTGTACAACTGGCGCCCAAAATACCCACCatcaccccaccacagccccatcttcaaccccaacCACACCCTAAACCCACACACCCTTCCCAAAAACCCTTCTACCACAAGGCTAGGCCGAACTACAAGGTAGCAGATTGGAACATTGAGGGACACACACCAACACTCATCATAGGAGACTCAAATCTCAACCGGGTCCCACCATTCAATAACCCCAACATCCAGGTAGACAGTTACCCAGGGGCAACATTCTATCACTTCATAAAAGTACTGGAGAAAACccccatacacacagacacagcgacGGTTGTTATCTCGGTGGGCCTGAACAATAAAGACCATGACCCATTCCAAACATCACTAAAACAGCTGGCAG